The genomic window GCGGTGACCTTGGCCGGAACGCGGATTTCCACGTCCTCGGGCAGCAGCAGCGATGCCATGTTGCCGCCGTCGCGGCCGGTCAGAGCTACGACAACCATTTCGCGATCATGTGCGGCCTGGATCGCCTGGATGACGTTCGCGGAGTTGCCGCTGGTGGAAATCGCCAGCAGCACGTCACCCGGTTGGCCCAGAGCGCGGATCTGCTTGGAGAAGACTTCGTTGTAGCTGTAGTCGTTGGCGATCGAGGTAATGGTCGAGCTGTCGGTGGTCAGGGCGACGGCCGGCAGGCTCGGGCGCTCGCGCTCGAAACGGTTCAGCAGTTCGGAGGAGAAGTGCTGTGCATCGCCGGCGGAGCCGCCATTGCCGCAGGAGAGAATCTTGCCCTCGTTCAGCAGGGCATTGACCATGACCATGCTGGCCTGCTCGATATGCGGGATGAGCACCTCGGTGGCCTGTTGCTTGGTCTCGATGCTGGCATGGAAGAGCTGGCGGATACGGGATTGCATGTCCATCAGGTGTGACCTTTCGTCGGGCGTCTGATCAGGTGTCAAAAGCGTTGGGAATCCAGTTCAAATGCCCTGCGCAGCCTGGGGTGCGAGCGTCGATGGCGACGATGTCGAACCGGCAGGGATGGCTGCTCCAGCGGGCATTCTGTTGCAGGAAGAGTTCGGCGGAGATGGTCAGGCGCTGACGCTTGCGCCAGTCGACGCTTTCCAGCGCTCCTCCCCAGGCGGAATGCCGGCGGGAGCGAACTTCGACGAATACTACTGTATCGCCGTCCAGCATGACCAGATCGAGCTCTCCTCGGCGGCACATCCAGTTCTGCGCCAGGAGGCGCAATCCATGCTGCTGCAGATGGGCCAGGGCGGCGGCTTCAGCCTGCCGCCCGGCCTTCTGGGTAGGGCTGTTGCCGATCAAATACCGCTGTTCTCCAGCGGCTGGACCTGGCCGTTCTTGAACTCGGCCCAGGGCAGGCGGCGCTCCACGCGCTGGCCGGCGCTCACGCTCAGGGTGCCGGTGAGGCCGTCCAGCTGCAT from Pseudomonas sp. GCEP-101 includes these protein-coding regions:
- a CDS encoding phosphoheptose isomerase; protein product: MDMQSRIRQLFHASIETKQQATEVLIPHIEQASMVMVNALLNEGKILSCGNGGSAGDAQHFSSELLNRFERERPSLPAVALTTDSSTITSIANDYSYNEVFSKQIRALGQPGDVLLAISTSGNSANVIQAIQAAHDREMVVVALTGRDGGNMASLLLPEDVEIRVPAKVTARIQEVHLLVIHCLCDLIDRQLFGSEE
- a CDS encoding YraN family protein, whose product is MIGNSPTQKAGRQAEAAALAHLQQHGLRLLAQNWMCRRGELDLVMLDGDTVVFVEVRSRRHSAWGGALESVDWRKRQRLTISAELFLQQNARWSSHPCRFDIVAIDARTPGCAGHLNWIPNAFDT